The Centroberyx gerrardi isolate f3 chromosome 7, fCenGer3.hap1.cur.20231027, whole genome shotgun sequence genome contains a region encoding:
- the dnajc7 gene encoding dnaJ homolog subfamily C member 7 isoform X1, translated as MATVDCDDVNMDPDMEILSDEELEREAEGFKEQGNAYYIKKDYSEAYNYYTKAIDVCPKNASYYGNRAATLMMLCRYREALEDSQQAVRLDDTFMKGHLREGKCHLSLGNSMAASRCFQRVLELESENSQAQQELKNAESILEYEKMAEIGFDKRDFRMVVFCMDRALESASACHRFKILKAECLALLGRYPEAQTVASDILRMDSTNGDALYVRGLCLYYEDCIDKAVQFFVQALRMAPDHEKARLACRNAKALKAKKEEGNKAFKEGNYEAAYELYSEALTIDPNNIKTNAKLYCNRGTVGSKLKKLEQAIEDCTKAIKLDETYIKAYLRRAQCYMDTEQYEEAVRDYEKVYQTEKTKEHKHLLKNAQLELKKSKRKDYYKVLGVDKNATEDEIKKAYRKRALMHHPDRHSGASAEVQKEEEKKFKEVGEAFTVLSDPKKKSRYDSGQDLEDDSMNMGDFDANNIFKAFFGGPGGFSFEGNSSSGPGNFFFQFG; from the exons ATGGCGACGGTGGACTGTGATGATGTGAACATGGACCCTGACATGGAAATACTCAGTGACGAAGAATTGGAGAG GGAAGCAGAGGGCTTCAAAGAACAAGGCAATGCATATTATATCAAGAAGGATTACTCTGAAGCATACAATTACTATACCAAGGCCATAG ACGTGTGTCCGAAGAATGCGAGTTACTACGGAAACCGGGCGGCAACTCTAATGATGTTGTGTCGGTACAGAGAGGCTTTGGAGGATTCCCAGCAGGCGGTGCGATTAGACGACACTTTCATGAAG GGCCATCTACGAGAGGGGAAGTGCCACCTATCCCTTGGCAATTCAATGGCAGCCAGCCGTTGTTTCCAGAGGGTTCTGGAGCTGGAGTCCGAAAACAGCCAGGCCCAGCAGGAG CTGAAGAATGCAGAATCCATCCTAGAGTATGAGAAGATGGCTGAGATTGGATTTGACAAGCGTGACTTCAGGATG GTCGTCTTCTGCATGGACCGTGCCTTGGAGTCGGCCTCAGCCTGTCACCGGTTCAAGATACTGAAGGCAGAGTGCTTAGCCCTGCTGGGACGCTATCCTGAGGCTCAGACTGTAGCCAG TGATATTCTGCGAATGGACTCTACTAATGGGGATGCGCTGTATGTGCGTGGTCTCTGTCTGTACTATGAGGACTGCATTGACAAGGCTGTCCAGTTCTTTGTCCAGGCCCTGCGTATGGCTCCTGACCATGAAAAGGCTCGGCTCGCATGCAGA AATGCCAAAGCACTCAAAGccaagaaggaggaggggaacaAGGCCTTCAAGGAGGGAAACTATGAGGCAGCCTATGAGCTGTACTCCGAGGCTCTGACAATAGACCCCAACAACATCAAGACTAATGCCAAGCTGTACTGTAATAGGGGCACCGTTGGATCTAAG CTGAAAAAACTAGAACAGGCCATTGAAGACTGCACGAAGGCAATTAAACTGGACGAGACCTATATCAAGGCCTATTTACGGAGAGCACAATG CTACATGGACACAGAGCAGTATGAAGAGGCGGTTCGGGACTATGAGAAGGTTTACCAGACAGAGAAGACAAAAG AGCACAAGCACCTCCTGAAGAACGCCCAGCTGGAGCTGAAGAAAAGCAAGCGGAAAGATTACTACAAGGTGCTCGGGGTGGACAAGAACGCCACGGAGGACGAGATCAAGAAGGCGTACCGCAAACGGGCCCTTATGCATCATCCAG ACCGTCATAGCGGAGCCAGCGCTGAGGtgcagaaggaagaggagaagaagtttAAGGAGGTGGGCGAGGCGTTCACTGTGCTCTCGGACCCAAAGAAGAAGTCTCGCTATGACAGCGGTCAGGATCTGGAGGACGACAGCATGAACATGGGAG ACTTTGATGCCAACAACATTTTCAAGGCATTCTTCGGAGGCCCAGGAGGTTTTAGTTTCGAAGGTAATTCAT CATCCGGACCAGGAAATTTCTTCTTCCAGTTTGGTTAA
- the dnajc7 gene encoding dnaJ homolog subfamily C member 7 isoform X2 yields MATVDCDDVNMDPDMEILSDEELEREAEGFKEQGNAYYIKKDYSEAYNYYTKAIDVCPKNASYYGNRAATLMMLCRYREALEDSQQAVRLDDTFMKGHLREGKCHLSLGNSMAASRCFQRVLELESENSQAQQELKNAESILEYEKMAEIGFDKRDFRMVVFCMDRALESASACHRFKILKAECLALLGRYPEAQTVASDILRMDSTNGDALYVRGLCLYYEDCIDKAVQFFVQALRMAPDHEKARLACRNAKALKAKKEEGNKAFKEGNYEAAYELYSEALTIDPNNIKTNAKLYCNRGTVGSKLKKLEQAIEDCTKAIKLDETYIKAYLRRAQCYMDTEQYEEAVRDYEKVYQTEKTKEHKHLLKNAQLELKKSKRKDYYKVLGVDKNATEDEIKKAYRKRALMHHPDRHSGASAEVQKEEEKKFKEVGEAFTVLSDPKKKSRYDSGQDLEDDSMNMGDFDANNIFKAFFGGPGGFSFEASGPGNFFFQFG; encoded by the exons ATGGCGACGGTGGACTGTGATGATGTGAACATGGACCCTGACATGGAAATACTCAGTGACGAAGAATTGGAGAG GGAAGCAGAGGGCTTCAAAGAACAAGGCAATGCATATTATATCAAGAAGGATTACTCTGAAGCATACAATTACTATACCAAGGCCATAG ACGTGTGTCCGAAGAATGCGAGTTACTACGGAAACCGGGCGGCAACTCTAATGATGTTGTGTCGGTACAGAGAGGCTTTGGAGGATTCCCAGCAGGCGGTGCGATTAGACGACACTTTCATGAAG GGCCATCTACGAGAGGGGAAGTGCCACCTATCCCTTGGCAATTCAATGGCAGCCAGCCGTTGTTTCCAGAGGGTTCTGGAGCTGGAGTCCGAAAACAGCCAGGCCCAGCAGGAG CTGAAGAATGCAGAATCCATCCTAGAGTATGAGAAGATGGCTGAGATTGGATTTGACAAGCGTGACTTCAGGATG GTCGTCTTCTGCATGGACCGTGCCTTGGAGTCGGCCTCAGCCTGTCACCGGTTCAAGATACTGAAGGCAGAGTGCTTAGCCCTGCTGGGACGCTATCCTGAGGCTCAGACTGTAGCCAG TGATATTCTGCGAATGGACTCTACTAATGGGGATGCGCTGTATGTGCGTGGTCTCTGTCTGTACTATGAGGACTGCATTGACAAGGCTGTCCAGTTCTTTGTCCAGGCCCTGCGTATGGCTCCTGACCATGAAAAGGCTCGGCTCGCATGCAGA AATGCCAAAGCACTCAAAGccaagaaggaggaggggaacaAGGCCTTCAAGGAGGGAAACTATGAGGCAGCCTATGAGCTGTACTCCGAGGCTCTGACAATAGACCCCAACAACATCAAGACTAATGCCAAGCTGTACTGTAATAGGGGCACCGTTGGATCTAAG CTGAAAAAACTAGAACAGGCCATTGAAGACTGCACGAAGGCAATTAAACTGGACGAGACCTATATCAAGGCCTATTTACGGAGAGCACAATG CTACATGGACACAGAGCAGTATGAAGAGGCGGTTCGGGACTATGAGAAGGTTTACCAGACAGAGAAGACAAAAG AGCACAAGCACCTCCTGAAGAACGCCCAGCTGGAGCTGAAGAAAAGCAAGCGGAAAGATTACTACAAGGTGCTCGGGGTGGACAAGAACGCCACGGAGGACGAGATCAAGAAGGCGTACCGCAAACGGGCCCTTATGCATCATCCAG ACCGTCATAGCGGAGCCAGCGCTGAGGtgcagaaggaagaggagaagaagtttAAGGAGGTGGGCGAGGCGTTCACTGTGCTCTCGGACCCAAAGAAGAAGTCTCGCTATGACAGCGGTCAGGATCTGGAGGACGACAGCATGAACATGGGAG ACTTTGATGCCAACAACATTTTCAAGGCATTCTTCGGAGGCCCAGGAGGTTTTAGTTTCGAAG CATCCGGACCAGGAAATTTCTTCTTCCAGTTTGGTTAA